A DNA window from Chthonomonadales bacterium contains the following coding sequences:
- a CDS encoding methyltransferase domain-containing protein translates to MHPSATAYLECPDGCRPPLETRGAPSEDGSIQAGEIACPQCGRSYPIADGIARVLPESLRAACAASDEEVALKRGEMAARDAQAAAYDRMWHLRAFGLAEVPLTMLFLGLEPGHIALEAGCGTGRMTARLARRCARLVAVDFSIESLRACARKLRAAGVRNVDLLQADICRLPLRAARFDRVVSCQVLEHVPTVASRGAAVAEFGRVARPGAVVTVSAYQHSLLTRGAGPKSGMHEGGIPYFRFTSRELRDLLAEALTVERLTGALGYVHLARCRRPDTGHD, encoded by the coding sequence ATGCACCCCTCGGCCACCGCCTATCTGGAGTGCCCCGACGGCTGCCGCCCCCCGCTGGAGACGCGCGGCGCGCCGAGCGAGGACGGATCCATCCAGGCCGGCGAGATCGCCTGCCCGCAGTGCGGCCGGTCGTACCCGATCGCCGACGGCATCGCGCGGGTGTTGCCCGAGAGCCTGCGCGCAGCTTGCGCGGCCTCCGACGAGGAGGTCGCTCTGAAGCGCGGCGAGATGGCGGCTCGCGACGCGCAGGCCGCCGCGTACGATCGGATGTGGCACCTGCGCGCCTTCGGGTTGGCTGAGGTGCCGCTCACCATGTTGTTCCTGGGCCTCGAACCAGGGCACATAGCGCTGGAGGCCGGCTGCGGCACCGGCCGCATGACCGCGCGCCTCGCGCGCCGGTGCGCGCGATTGGTGGCCGTGGACTTTTCGATCGAGTCGCTCCGTGCCTGCGCGCGGAAGCTGCGGGCGGCGGGTGTGCGCAACGTCGACCTGCTCCAGGCGGACATCTGCCGCCTGCCGCTGCGCGCGGCGCGCTTCGACCGTGTCGTGAGTTGCCAGGTGCTCGAGCACGTGCCGACTGTGGCGAGCCGCGGCGCGGCCGTCGCCGAGTTCGGCCGGGTGGCCCGGCCGGGGGCCGTGGTGACCGTTTCGGCCTACCAGCACTCGCTTCTGACGCGCGGCGCCGGTCCGAAATCGGGTATGCATGAAGGGGGCATCCCCTACTTTCGCTTCACGTCGCGGGAACTCCGCGACCTTCTGGCGGAGGCGTTGACGGTGGAGAGGCTCACCGGCGCGCTCGGGTACGTCCATCTGGCGCGGTGCCGCAGACCGGACACGGGACATGACTGA